In the genome of Polaribacter sp. MED152, one region contains:
- a CDS encoding CoA pyrophosphatase — translation MDFKKFTNHIEELRQLKLGGLDAQFKLAPKLRLKYDQQKIAANNPKKAAVLALFYPNKKNEASILLTQRASYKGTHSSQISFPGGKVEKGDKNLQATALREAFEEVGIHKSDVTIIREMTDVYIPPSNFLATPFIGYAIKKPKYLINHEVESTIEITVNDLMSDSSIVSINMNTSYMDNVDVPAFSIDNKIIWGATGMMLSEIKDLLKTIY, via the coding sequence ATGGATTTTAAAAAATTTACCAATCATATAGAGGAATTAAGACAACTAAAGTTAGGTGGCTTAGATGCACAATTTAAGTTAGCACCTAAACTTAGACTTAAATATGATCAACAAAAAATTGCAGCAAATAATCCTAAAAAGGCAGCAGTTTTGGCCTTATTTTACCCGAATAAAAAAAATGAAGCATCTATTTTGCTAACGCAAAGAGCTAGTTATAAAGGTACGCACTCTTCACAAATAAGTTTTCCTGGAGGTAAAGTAGAAAAGGGTGATAAAAATTTACAAGCAACAGCACTAAGAGAAGCGTTTGAAGAAGTTGGTATTCATAAATCTGATGTTACCATTATTCGTGAAATGACAGACGTTTACATTCCACCTAGCAATTTTTTAGCTACTCCTTTTATTGGTTATGCAATTAAGAAACCTAAATATTTAATTAATCATGAAGTGGAGAGTACTATAGAAATTACTGTAAATGACTTAATGTCAGATAGCAGTATTGTTTCAATTAATATGAATACTTCTTATATGGATAATGTAGATGTACCAGCATTTTCAATTGATAATAAAATAATTTGGGGTGCAACAGGTATGATGTTGTCAGAAATTAAAGATTTACTAAAAACTATCTATTAA
- a CDS encoding DUF6787 family protein yields MKKLKERWGIESNWSILAILIVFAINGSFAAWVAKPVTNFLGLNPETISGWIYWPLRILLIFPIYQLTLPIVGWVFGQFKFFWAFEKKFLTRLGLGFLFKQED; encoded by the coding sequence ATGAAAAAATTAAAAGAAAGATGGGGAATAGAGAGTAATTGGTCTATTCTAGCTATTTTAATTGTATTTGCAATTAATGGTTCATTTGCTGCTTGGGTAGCCAAACCTGTTACGAATTTTTTAGGTTTAAATCCAGAAACTATTTCAGGTTGGATTTACTGGCCATTAAGAATATTACTTATTTTTCCAATTTACCAACTTACTTTACCAATTGTTGGCTGGGTATTTGGACAGTTTAAGTTCTTTTGGGCTTTTGAAAAAAAGTTTCTAACGAGATTAGGTTTAGGTTTTTTATTTAAGCAAGAAGATTAA
- the lgt gene encoding prolipoprotein diacylglyceryl transferase, whose product MNFLAINWDPSLGIDLGFFVVRWYSLMFVASFLLGLHLMKKIYINDNIPVEKLDTLFMYVFVSMLIGMRLGDVFFYSWDYYQDHLLEIIIPFKQVNGTWKFTGFTGFASHGAAISIILAMYFYAKKHLEKPWLFILDRLAIMVALAGFFIRTGNFFNSEIYGKATNSDFGVIFKANGEDFARHPTQLYEAFSYLILFFAMYYLYWKTDKKNQTGFLFGLFMTVLWSLRFFIEFLKEAQVDGREDWVFNSLNTGQVLSIPLVLIGIWLMVRKTKNTATVE is encoded by the coding sequence ATGAATTTTTTAGCAATAAATTGGGATCCATCATTAGGTATCGATTTAGGATTTTTTGTAGTTCGTTGGTACAGTTTAATGTTTGTAGCTTCTTTTTTATTGGGTTTACATCTAATGAAGAAAATTTATATAAATGATAATATTCCTGTAGAAAAATTAGACACACTTTTTATGTACGTCTTTGTATCCATGTTAATTGGTATGAGATTAGGAGATGTCTTTTTTTACAGTTGGGATTATTATCAAGATCATTTATTAGAAATTATAATTCCGTTTAAACAAGTCAATGGCACTTGGAAATTTACAGGTTTTACAGGTTTTGCAAGTCATGGAGCAGCAATATCTATCATATTGGCAATGTATTTCTATGCTAAGAAACATTTAGAAAAACCATGGTTGTTTATCTTAGACAGATTAGCAATTATGGTAGCTCTAGCAGGTTTTTTTATTAGAACTGGTAACTTTTTCAATTCAGAAATTTATGGTAAAGCAACCAATTCTGACTTTGGAGTAATTTTTAAAGCAAATGGAGAAGATTTTGCTAGGCATCCTACTCAGTTATATGAAGCATTCAGTTATTTAATTCTGTTTTTTGCAATGTATTATTTGTACTGGAAAACAGATAAGAAAAATCAAACAGGATTTCTATTTGGTTTGTTTATGACAGTTTTATGGTCATTGCGTTTTTTCATAGAATTTTTGAAAGAAGCACAAGTAGATGGGAGAGAAGATTGGGTGTTCAATTCATTAAACACAGGCCAAGTTTTAAGCATACCATTAGTGTTAATTGGTATTTGGTTAATGGTTAGAAAAACTAAAAATACAGCAACAGTAGAGTAA
- the yidD gene encoding membrane protein insertion efficiency factor YidD, whose product MKKILSYPFILLVRFYQTAISPFTPATCRYSPTCSHYTIEALQKHGLFSGGWLSLKRIFSCHPWGGSGYDPVPEKIKEK is encoded by the coding sequence TTGAAAAAAATACTTTCATATCCTTTTATATTGTTGGTTCGTTTTTATCAAACAGCAATATCACCATTTACCCCAGCAACATGCAGGTATAGCCCAACTTGTTCTCATTATACAATAGAAGCTTTGCAAAAACATGGGTTATTTTCAGGAGGTTGGTTATCTTTGAAACGTATTTTTAGTTGTCATCCTTGGGGAGGTTCAGGTTATGACCCTGTACCAGAGAAGATTAAAGAAAAATAA
- the cysS gene encoding cysteine--tRNA ligase, which produces MELYKENQLKIYNSLSKSKEDFKPITEGYVGMYVCGPTVYSNAHLGNVRTFMFFDVVYRYLLHLGYKVRYVRNITDAGHLENDADEGEDRISKKARLEEIEPMEVVQKYTVDFHNVLENYNFLPPSIEPTATGHIVEQIEMIKEIIEKGFAYEVNGSVYFDVLEYNKKENYGILSGRKVEDLIHNTRTLDGQSDKKNPQDFALWKKADDRHIMRWPSPWSDGFPGWHLECSVMSTKYLGESFDIHGGGMDLKFPHHECEIAQSKTCSGVKPVNYWMHTNMLLLNSQKMAKSTGNFILPNEILTGNNDILPKAFSASVVRFFNMQANYRSILDFSGDALEASEKGHSKLMEAVAFLDKIEAGSTSTFNVENWKKDCYAAMNDDFNTPILISHLFEAVKLINQIKEGKGSLTETDLTLFKTTIKAFVFDVLGLIGEDAQDNSDKVKGVVELLIKLRKEARENKDWALSDQIRDELVALGIQLKDGKEGTTFSIN; this is translated from the coding sequence ATGGAACTTTATAAAGAAAATCAACTTAAAATATACAATTCTCTTTCTAAATCTAAAGAGGATTTTAAACCAATCACAGAAGGTTATGTAGGTATGTATGTTTGTGGGCCAACTGTTTACAGCAATGCACATTTAGGTAACGTTAGAACATTTATGTTTTTTGATGTAGTATATCGTTACTTACTGCATTTAGGTTATAAAGTTCGCTATGTACGTAATATTACAGATGCTGGTCATTTAGAAAATGATGCAGATGAGGGTGAAGATCGTATTTCTAAAAAAGCAAGATTAGAGGAAATAGAACCAATGGAAGTTGTACAGAAATATACAGTAGACTTTCATAATGTATTAGAGAATTACAATTTTTTACCACCAAGTATTGAGCCAACAGCAACAGGTCATATTGTAGAGCAAATAGAAATGATTAAGGAAATCATTGAAAAAGGTTTTGCTTATGAAGTGAATGGCTCTGTATATTTTGATGTTTTAGAATACAACAAAAAAGAAAATTACGGAATACTTTCTGGTAGAAAAGTTGAAGATTTAATTCATAATACAAGAACTTTAGATGGGCAATCAGATAAGAAAAACCCACAAGATTTTGCTTTATGGAAAAAAGCCGATGACAGGCATATTATGCGTTGGCCTTCTCCTTGGAGTGATGGTTTTCCTGGTTGGCATTTAGAATGTTCTGTAATGAGCACCAAATATTTAGGAGAAAGTTTTGATATTCATGGAGGAGGAATGGATTTAAAATTTCCACATCATGAATGTGAAATTGCACAATCTAAAACCTGTTCAGGGGTAAAACCTGTAAATTATTGGATGCATACAAACATGTTGTTGCTAAATAGCCAGAAAATGGCAAAATCTACAGGTAATTTTATTTTACCAAATGAAATTTTAACGGGTAATAATGATATTTTACCAAAAGCATTTTCTGCATCTGTAGTGCGTTTCTTTAATATGCAAGCCAATTATAGAAGTATTTTAGACTTTTCTGGTGATGCTTTAGAAGCTTCAGAAAAAGGGCATTCTAAATTAATGGAAGCTGTTGCATTTTTAGATAAAATTGAAGCAGGAAGTACATCTACTTTCAATGTTGAGAATTGGAAAAAAGATTGTTATGCAGCCATGAATGATGATTTTAATACACCAATTTTAATCTCTCATTTATTTGAGGCTGTTAAGCTAATCAATCAAATTAAAGAAGGTAAAGGTTCTTTAACAGAAACAGATTTAACTTTATTTAAAACTACCATAAAAGCTTTTGTTTTTGATGTTTTAGGTTTAATTGGCGAAGATGCTCAAGACAATTCAGACAAAGTAAAAGGTGTTGTAGAACTTTTAATTAAGTTACGAAAAGAAGCAAGAGAAAATAAAGATTGGGCCTTATCAGATCAAATTAGAGATGAGTTGGTTGCCTTAGGCATTCAGTTAAAAGATGGTAAAGAAGGCACTACCTTTTCTATAAATTAA